A stretch of the Oncorhynchus masou masou isolate Uvic2021 unplaced genomic scaffold, UVic_Omas_1.1 unplaced_scaffold_2291, whole genome shotgun sequence genome encodes the following:
- the LOC135533246 gene encoding phosphatidylinositol transfer protein alpha isoform-like, which produces YQVGQLYSVAEASKNETGGGEGVEVLKNEPYEKDGEKGQYTHKIYHLQSKVPSFVRMLAPASALNIHEKAWNAYPYCRTVITNEYMKDNFLIKIETWHKTDLGHQENVHGLDADTWKKVDVVHIDIADRSQVDSKVNSQRHHSQVDSK; this is translated from the exons TACCAGGTGGGTCAGCTGTACTCCGTAGCCGAGGCCAGTAAGAacgagacagggggaggagagggagtggaggtgttgaaGAATGAACCATACGAGAAGGATGGGGAGAAGGGACAGTACACGCAcaagatataccacctgcagag taaGGTTCCATCGTTCGTCAGAATGCTAGCTCCAGCATCGGCCCTTAACATCCATGAGAAGGCCTGGAACGCATACCCATACTGTcgcacag TTATCACT AATGAGTACATGAAAGATAACTTCCTGATCAAGATTGAGACGTGGCACAAAACTGACCTTGGACACCAGGAaaac GTCCATGGTCTGGATGCAGACACCTGGAAGAAGGTGGATGTTGTTCACATCGACATCGCAGACCGCAGCCAGgtggatagcaaggtaaacagtcagagacaccacagccaggtggatagcaag